The following proteins come from a genomic window of Pelagicoccus albus:
- a CDS encoding TonB-dependent receptor domain-containing protein has translation MKTDTNELPPFGPTKFLALSALAGFASLSVAQEAPVDTVLEETTLTTAELPTSLGDVTTDAEIDSASLEQWSTEDLEGLFKTTLSAKAGGGRTQTQDIYIQGLQSSMTNVTIDGAQQVGLIFYHAGSGGSIETDLLKSISISAGTSNALSGPGALGGSLAYETKDGFDLLESGQSVGGSVKATYYADREDGYKLNAMGYGLLSDDWSYLVSTGYSDIGNYTDGAGQEVIQTHYRRKSALAKVSGNIDESQSLSVSYEYIKDQGAGSLRANVYPGEEDSVPNINERETLTFNYGFNPLGNDAVDTTFKFYTTERSLIGDTNNAMIKSVGLDLRNTSLLLDNGMTFTYGTDFREDTYGSNRVEGDEVGSVLGFYGQADWELSEAFLLSAGARYDSYDLESRDGTTFDQSGFSPNATLLYNATQDLTFHATYAEAFRGVYPVQSYLTNSETDPDIKPEESTNLEFGLEYTFGDYFVSGKLFETTIDNVINPRPRGTPRTNLGDYYADGYELMVGANIDKFRASAGVILSTPEVTNVDGTVTDETLSVNMKTGRTWLGNFEYRLAEMGITTGWTVEYVQAVSTTGARGTTKKSSTIVHDAFLRWEPVADSLDGVSINLAASNIFDNDYYEQTTFAYMNGYAAPGRDVTLTFGYKF, from the coding sequence ATGAAAACGGATACAAACGAACTGCCTCCTTTTGGCCCTACCAAATTCCTGGCTCTCTCCGCTCTTGCGGGATTTGCCTCTTTGAGCGTGGCTCAAGAAGCTCCAGTCGACACTGTTCTCGAAGAGACCACTCTCACGACAGCCGAGCTGCCGACGAGTCTCGGCGATGTCACGACAGACGCTGAAATAGATAGCGCTTCGCTCGAACAGTGGTCGACTGAGGATTTGGAAGGTCTTTTCAAGACAACACTCTCCGCCAAGGCGGGTGGCGGCCGGACTCAGACCCAGGACATCTACATCCAAGGGCTCCAGTCAAGCATGACCAACGTCACGATCGACGGGGCTCAACAGGTCGGACTGATATTTTACCATGCGGGTTCTGGAGGCAGTATCGAAACGGACCTTCTCAAGTCGATTTCGATCAGTGCGGGTACCTCCAATGCTCTGAGTGGACCGGGAGCCCTCGGCGGTTCTCTCGCATATGAGACTAAGGATGGATTCGACCTTCTTGAGAGTGGCCAATCCGTTGGTGGATCAGTGAAAGCCACTTACTACGCGGATCGTGAAGACGGGTATAAACTGAACGCTATGGGTTACGGCCTCCTTAGCGATGACTGGAGCTATCTTGTATCAACTGGATATTCCGACATCGGAAACTATACGGATGGCGCTGGCCAAGAAGTGATCCAGACTCACTATCGCCGCAAAAGCGCTTTGGCCAAGGTCTCTGGAAATATTGATGAATCTCAGAGTTTGTCAGTGAGCTACGAATACATCAAGGACCAGGGTGCAGGTTCTTTGCGAGCTAATGTCTATCCTGGAGAAGAGGATTCGGTTCCAAATATCAATGAACGCGAAACGCTCACCTTCAATTACGGTTTTAATCCTCTCGGCAATGACGCAGTGGATACGACTTTCAAGTTCTACACCACTGAACGAAGTCTAATTGGCGATACCAATAATGCCATGATCAAGTCCGTCGGCTTGGATCTGCGTAATACTAGCCTATTGCTAGACAATGGAATGACCTTCACTTACGGCACTGATTTCCGGGAAGACACCTACGGAAGCAACAGAGTCGAAGGGGATGAAGTCGGATCGGTTCTCGGTTTCTACGGTCAGGCAGATTGGGAGCTATCCGAGGCATTTCTCCTCTCTGCAGGAGCTCGCTATGATAGCTACGACCTAGAGTCGCGGGATGGCACGACCTTTGATCAATCAGGTTTCAGCCCTAATGCCACCTTGCTCTACAACGCCACACAGGATCTGACTTTCCACGCCACCTATGCAGAGGCATTCCGAGGCGTTTATCCGGTGCAAAGCTACCTCACTAACTCTGAAACCGATCCGGACATTAAGCCTGAAGAGTCGACCAATTTAGAATTCGGTTTGGAGTATACCTTCGGTGACTACTTTGTCAGCGGCAAGTTGTTTGAAACTACCATCGACAATGTCATTAACCCTCGTCCTCGCGGCACGCCTCGTACGAATCTGGGAGACTACTATGCGGATGGATACGAGCTCATGGTGGGTGCGAACATCGACAAGTTCCGTGCGAGCGCGGGGGTTATCCTATCCACTCCAGAAGTGACGAATGTAGACGGAACGGTAACCGACGAGACGCTCAGTGTTAATATGAAGACCGGCCGTACCTGGCTCGGAAACTTCGAGTACCGACTCGCTGAGATGGGCATAACGACCGGCTGGACTGTGGAGTACGTTCAAGCGGTTAGTACCACGGGAGCGAGAGGAACGACGAAGAAGTCTTCCACCATCGTGCACGACGCTTTCCTTCGCTGGGAACCCGTCGCTGACTCGTTGGATGGCG